The Ignavibacteriales bacterium genome has a segment encoding these proteins:
- the nuoE gene encoding NADH-quinone oxidoreductase subunit NuoE, translating to MLVLEKNAMTEEIEILVDRYGKDRSSLLPILQDIQRSHKYIPDFAQQEIARLLGIHPVEVYSVVSFYSFLNTQPKGRNIVRLCQTITCDMAGKTAIAKALERELGIKFGETTKDNKFTLEYVNCLGMCDQGPALLVNERVYSKISPESAVSILSEVK from the coding sequence ATGCTAGTACTAGAAAAAAATGCTATGACCGAAGAGATCGAGATTCTTGTCGATAGATACGGCAAAGATCGTTCATCGCTTTTGCCGATTCTTCAAGATATCCAAAGAAGTCATAAATACATTCCGGATTTTGCTCAACAGGAAATTGCCCGCTTACTCGGTATTCATCCGGTTGAAGTTTACAGCGTTGTTTCATTTTATTCATTCCTCAACACACAACCGAAAGGAAGAAATATTGTGCGACTATGCCAAACTATCACTTGCGATATGGCTGGTAAAACTGCAATTGCTAAAGCTCTCGAAAGAGAACTTGGAATAAAATTCGGCGAAACAACGAAAGACAATAAATTCACTCTTGAATATGTGAATTGTTTAGGAATGTGCGATCAAGGACCCGCTCTATTAGTAAATGAAAGAGTCTATTCAAAAATTTCTCCCGAATCTGCTGTTTCAATTCTTAGCGAGGTGAAATAA
- a CDS encoding ATP-binding protein has protein sequence MSHGIVSTIGQRCKRCYSCIRECPARAIRVVDGQAVVIEERCIVCGHCVKVCSQNAKKILNDIDKVLTEIIPNGKAVAILAPSFPSSFPLNYSKVASGLKRIGFHSVMEAAFGADLVSDLYTKYFDHTDDRTIISSPCPAVYNLIEKYYPEIVPNLAKVVSPMIAMGRYIKKNFGNETKIVFIGPCVAKKSEYIDDEVIGVIDAVLTFKELKEIFETLHIDISELMETELDAPHAYMGKSFPLTGGLLKTANISSDILHKEIIVVEGKNRVVEIMDEIQNGNLKSKFIDILFCEGCINGPAIDSDLNYYSRREKVIGFINDNINAFDKNVWKSNLYNSREIDLTREFHSKSQRRPMPSEEDIKAILTSTNKFSKTDELNCGSCGYPTCREYAIAIAKDLAEEDMCLPFLIDKLELAYQELKETQVQLHSAEKLASIGQLAAGVAHEINNPLGSIMLYASMLRRKIDKNAGDQQSSDDLRLIMDEATRCKNIVSNLLNFARQGKIKISTVDLAEMISTIIKTLKANPDYFKISFSLNELSDELKIEGDADQLKQVFLNLIVNACEAIESSPIKLVTVNVLNSNENVIVDIIDTGCGIPEENLNKIFTPFFTTKKIGKGTGLGLAITYGIIKMHNGDIKVKSVDGKGTTFTIRLPKKLQSQTANMN, from the coding sequence GTGAAAGTTTGTTCACAAAACGCAAAAAAAATCTTAAATGATATTGACAAAGTGTTGACTGAGATAATTCCTAACGGTAAAGCCGTTGCTATACTGGCTCCATCGTTTCCGTCATCTTTTCCTCTAAATTATTCCAAAGTTGCATCCGGGCTGAAAAGGATTGGATTCCATTCAGTGATGGAAGCTGCTTTTGGTGCAGATTTGGTAAGCGACTTATACACAAAATATTTTGATCACACCGACGATAGAACAATTATTAGTTCGCCATGTCCTGCAGTTTATAATTTGATCGAAAAATATTATCCGGAAATTGTTCCTAATCTGGCAAAAGTTGTTTCACCAATGATCGCAATGGGACGGTACATCAAGAAAAATTTTGGCAATGAAACAAAAATCGTCTTCATAGGTCCTTGTGTTGCAAAGAAAAGTGAATATATAGATGATGAAGTGATTGGGGTGATTGACGCAGTTCTCACATTCAAAGAATTAAAAGAAATTTTTGAAACGCTTCATATCGACATATCTGAATTGATGGAAACAGAACTTGACGCTCCGCATGCTTACATGGGTAAATCATTCCCGTTGACGGGCGGATTGTTGAAAACGGCAAATATCTCCAGTGATATACTTCATAAAGAAATTATAGTAGTTGAAGGAAAAAACAGAGTAGTTGAGATTATGGATGAAATTCAAAATGGGAATTTAAAATCGAAATTCATCGATATTCTTTTTTGTGAAGGCTGCATCAACGGTCCCGCAATTGATTCTGATCTAAATTACTATTCTCGCAGAGAAAAAGTAATTGGTTTTATAAACGATAATATAAATGCGTTTGATAAAAATGTTTGGAAAAGTAATTTATACAATAGCCGCGAGATTGATTTAACTCGTGAGTTCCACTCAAAGAGCCAACGGCGCCCAATGCCAAGCGAAGAAGATATAAAGGCAATTCTCACGAGTACAAATAAATTCTCTAAAACAGACGAACTTAATTGCGGTTCGTGTGGATATCCAACATGCCGCGAGTATGCAATAGCAATTGCAAAAGACCTAGCGGAAGAAGATATGTGTTTACCCTTTTTAATAGATAAGTTGGAACTTGCATATCAAGAGTTGAAGGAAACACAAGTTCAACTTCATAGCGCTGAGAAACTTGCATCAATTGGACAGTTGGCAGCTGGCGTTGCACATGAAATTAACAATCCGCTCGGTTCAATAATGTTATACGCTTCAATGTTGAGGAGAAAAATTGATAAAAATGCCGGTGATCAACAGAGCAGCGATGATTTAAGACTTATTATGGATGAAGCAACAAGATGTAAAAATATTGTCTCAAATCTCCTCAATTTTGCCCGTCAAGGAAAGATAAAAATATCGACAGTGGATCTTGCAGAAATGATCTCGACAATTATCAAGACTTTAAAAGCAAATCCAGATTACTTTAAGATTTCTTTCTCATTAAATGAACTATCGGATGAATTGAAAATTGAAGGTGATGCTGATCAGTTAAAGCAAGTCTTTCTGAACCTCATTGTAAATGCGTGTGAAGCAATTGAATCTAGTCCGATTAAACTAGTGACCGTAAATGTTCTTAATAGTAATGAAAATGTAATTGTTGACATCATTGATACAGGATGTGGAATTCCGGAAGAAAATTTAAATAAAATATTTACTCCATTTTTTACTACAAAAAAAATAGGAAAAGGCACAGGTCTTGGATTAGCAATAACATACGGAATTATTAAAATGCATAATGGTGATATAAAAGTTAAAAGTGTTGATGGAAAGGGAACAACTTTCACTATAAGACTTCCCAAGAAATTGCAGTCACAAACTGCAAATATGAATTAG
- a CDS encoding response regulator: MALIAIIDDDPDILDASSLVLKSKGYNVITATNPSDGYKIVKEKNPNLIILDVMMDEPDDGFFLAQRFRKEKIMTPILMYTSVSKAIGFEFGKNEMVPVDDFVEKPISPDELVKKVESLLQKVEEKR; this comes from the coding sequence ATGGCACTTATAGCAATTATCGACGACGACCCGGATATTCTTGACGCGAGCAGTTTGGTATTGAAATCGAAAGGATACAATGTAATAACCGCCACTAACCCGAGTGACGGTTATAAAATTGTAAAAGAGAAAAATCCAAATTTAATTATTCTTGATGTTATGATGGATGAGCCGGATGATGGATTTTTTCTTGCACAAAGATTCCGTAAAGAAAAAATTATGACACCGATTCTAATGTACACATCGGTATCAAAAGCAATCGGATTTGAATTCGGAAAGAACGAAATGGTTCCTGTAGATGATTTTGTAGAAAAACCAATTTCACCGGATGAACTTGTAAAAAAAGTAGAAAGTTTGTTACAAAAAGTTGAGGAGAAACGATAA
- a CDS encoding response regulator, translating into MIAGKYKKILLVDDDIDLLEQNKLLLEAKGFEVVTAESGEDGYKIFQREKPDAAIVDLIMEQMDSGFILCYKIKKTEVGKKIPVFILTSATYETGFKFSSSSPEEKEWIKSDGILNKPVVIEELIAKLENYNAVENI; encoded by the coding sequence ATGATAGCAGGAAAATATAAGAAAATACTTTTGGTTGATGATGATATTGATCTTTTGGAACAAAATAAACTCCTTCTTGAAGCAAAAGGATTTGAAGTAGTAACTGCCGAAAGCGGTGAAGATGGATATAAAATATTTCAGAGAGAGAAACCGGATGCAGCAATAGTTGATCTTATTATGGAACAGATGGATTCGGGATTTATTCTCTGTTACAAAATAAAAAAAACAGAAGTTGGCAAAAAAATCCCGGTATTTATTTTAACATCGGCAACTTATGAAACGGGATTCAAATTCAGTTCGTCATCGCCTGAAGAAAAAGAATGGATTAAGAGCGATGGGATCTTGAATAAACCTGTTGTTATTGAAGAACTGATTGCAAAGCTAGAAAATTATAACGCAGTCGAAAACATTTAA
- a CDS encoding iron hydrogenase has protein sequence MEKNKRKGAVLFSDYKRGDGIKKAIAKSREDILFEIRESKLKGRGGAGFPTATKWMMVAAANSDEKYIICNADEGEPGTFKDRVLLLEYPELVFDGMVIAGYVIGAKKGIIYLRGEYEYMKKSLEDYLEAMKKDKLLGSDILGKKGFDFEIGIRMGSGAYVCGEETALIESLEGNRGEARNRPPFPVTTGYLGKPTTVNNVETLASIPHIVNKGGEWFRKHGTDKSSGSKLFSVSGDCEKPGVYELPWGTKISELLELVGAKNTKAVQVGGASGNCLPKSQFERTLAYEDAATGGSIMIFNESRNMLHVLKNFMEFFVEESCGQCTPCRIGNVKLLEGVRMIEKNEFTFAYINQLKDLGRTMQVASKCGLGQSSPNSFISILENFKEEIFNGNGGHNGK, from the coding sequence ATGGAAAAGAATAAACGAAAAGGAGCTGTTTTATTCTCTGACTACAAACGCGGAGATGGAATTAAAAAAGCAATTGCAAAGTCACGAGAAGATATACTATTTGAAATTCGCGAATCGAAATTAAAAGGGAGAGGCGGAGCTGGTTTTCCAACTGCTACAAAATGGATGATGGTAGCCGCCGCAAATTCTGATGAAAAATATATTATTTGCAATGCAGATGAGGGTGAACCGGGAACATTCAAAGACCGTGTTCTGCTTCTCGAATACCCCGAATTAGTTTTTGATGGAATGGTAATTGCCGGATATGTTATTGGAGCCAAGAAAGGAATTATATACCTGCGCGGTGAGTACGAATACATGAAAAAATCTTTGGAAGATTATCTTGAAGCAATGAAAAAAGATAAACTGCTTGGCAGTGATATTCTCGGAAAGAAAGGATTCGACTTTGAAATCGGTATCAGAATGGGAAGCGGCGCTTATGTTTGCGGAGAAGAGACAGCTTTAATTGAGTCGCTTGAAGGAAACCGAGGTGAAGCAAGAAACCGACCTCCATTTCCAGTAACCACCGGCTACCTGGGAAAACCAACAACAGTTAATAATGTTGAAACATTAGCTTCTATTCCGCACATCGTAAACAAAGGCGGAGAGTGGTTTAGAAAACACGGGACTGATAAATCCTCTGGTTCTAAATTGTTTTCTGTTTCCGGCGATTGTGAAAAACCAGGTGTCTATGAATTACCTTGGGGTACAAAAATATCCGAACTTTTAGAATTAGTCGGCGCAAAAAATACAAAAGCTGTCCAAGTTGGCGGAGCTTCCGGCAATTGTCTTCCTAAATCTCAATTTGAACGGACGCTTGCATATGAAGATGCCGCAACCGGCGGTTCAATAATGATATTCAATGAAAGTAGAAATATGCTCCATGTTTTGAAAAATTTTATGGAGTTCTTTGTTGAAGAATCATGCGGGCAATGCACACCATGCAGAATAGGAAATGTTAAATTGCTCGAAGGTGTAAGGATGATCGAAAAAAACGAATTCACATTTGCTTATATCAATCAGTTAAAAGATCTTGGACGTACGATGCAGGTTGCATCTAAATGTGGATTAGGGCAATCGAGCCCCAACTCATTCATCTCAATATTAGAAAATTTTAAAGAAGAAATATTCAACGGTAACGGAGGACACAATGGAAAGTAA
- a CDS encoding ATP-binding protein, with the protein MNTKKENILIIDDEKGLRLGAQRLLEDEGYIVETAENGKSGIHLGISNNYDVAVIDLKMPDIDGLEVLKQIKLTRPNTVCFIATAFASYDTAIQSTRLGAFGYIPKPFTPEELIYQVELGVKQRKLIIESERLKKESEENLLVIAYEKSRLNAIIKSISDGVLVINRVGEVVYFNYAALKFLNISELKIGDTAIQKLPEKIIEIIKNILSADKVLLKTYSIQIELLPNNELVIEAACTPVPHPDGSIAGVVIVLSNITQFKKIEQIKSQFVSMVAHELKTPLSAVQGFLNILLDDTIVIDKEKEKDYLKRSVVRLNNLKELVNDLLDISRMELKTKQREIEEIHLHEILHNTVQLLELELKKKNISLVSTIEKDLPLIKADQNEITRILTNLLSNAIKYNKIGGKILIDIFTKKNYISIRIKDTGIGMREEEQKKLFNEFYRIKNDLTRGISGTGLGLTIVKRIVDSYHGKIEVESTYGEGTSITVILPININ; encoded by the coding sequence TTGAATACGAAAAAAGAAAATATTTTGATTATTGATGACGAAAAAGGATTACGCCTTGGTGCCCAGCGTTTACTTGAAGATGAAGGTTATATTGTTGAAACAGCTGAAAATGGAAAATCTGGAATTCATCTCGGAATCTCAAATAATTATGACGTTGCCGTGATTGATTTAAAGATGCCTGATATAGACGGACTTGAAGTTTTGAAACAAATAAAATTAACCAGACCGAACACTGTCTGTTTTATTGCAACCGCGTTCGCTAGTTATGATACGGCAATCCAATCCACACGTTTGGGTGCTTTCGGGTATATTCCCAAACCTTTTACTCCTGAAGAGTTAATATATCAAGTTGAACTTGGAGTTAAACAAAGAAAATTAATTATTGAATCCGAAAGACTTAAAAAAGAGAGTGAGGAAAATCTTTTAGTAATTGCTTATGAAAAATCACGTCTCAATGCAATTATTAAATCCATAAGCGATGGAGTACTTGTAATTAACAGAGTTGGAGAAGTAGTTTATTTCAATTACGCTGCCCTAAAATTCCTAAATATTTCTGAACTTAAAATCGGCGATACGGCAATTCAAAAACTTCCGGAAAAAATAATTGAAATAATAAAAAATATTCTTTCCGCAGATAAAGTCCTTCTCAAAACTTATTCTATCCAGATTGAACTGCTGCCGAATAATGAATTAGTGATAGAAGCGGCATGCACACCGGTTCCTCATCCGGACGGCAGCATTGCTGGTGTAGTAATTGTTTTAAGCAATATTACACAATTCAAGAAAATAGAGCAGATCAAATCGCAGTTCGTATCAATGGTAGCGCATGAATTAAAAACTCCTCTTTCTGCTGTTCAAGGATTTTTAAATATTCTGTTGGATGATACGATAGTAATTGATAAAGAAAAAGAAAAAGATTATTTGAAGCGTTCTGTTGTTCGCTTAAATAATCTTAAAGAATTAGTTAATGATCTACTCGATATCTCTCGTATGGAATTAAAGACTAAACAACGTGAAATAGAAGAGATTCATCTTCATGAAATTCTTCATAATACGGTTCAACTTTTAGAACTAGAACTTAAAAAGAAGAACATTTCATTAGTCTCTACAATCGAAAAAGATTTACCGTTAATAAAAGCTGATCAAAACGAAATTACGAGGATATTGACCAACCTTTTAAGTAATGCAATTAAGTATAACAAGATCGGCGGTAAAATATTAATAGACATCTTCACGAAGAAAAATTACATTTCTATAAGAATTAAAGATACCGGAATTGGAATGAGAGAGGAAGAACAGAAAAAACTATTCAATGAATTTTACCGCATAAAAAATGATTTAACACGCGGCATAAGCGGCACGGGGCTTGGTCTTACAATTGTAAAAAGAATTGTAGATTCATATCATGGTAAAATTGAAGTAGAATCGACTTATGGTGAAGGAACATCAATCACAGTTATTTTACCCATAAATATTAATTAA